The Phaeodactylum tricornutum CCAP 1055/1 chromosome 8, whole genome shotgun sequence DNA segment ATCGGCTCCACCCTTGCCAACCGTCTTGATGTGTTGTCAACCGTTCACAACATAGACTGCAGAGTGCCCCACTTGTTCAACTAGCAGTTTGTGGTTCACCATGTCCGTTTTATAAACTGATTCTACGTTGGGTACAAACATGCTAACACCAAGAACACTGATTTTCAAAGAGCAGTGTTCAGCCAGATTTGCAGCCAAATGTACCAATATTGGTGGAGTTTTGGTTCAGTTCTATGATTGGATTTTGCCAGCTCCATCACCTGATGGTCTTTGGAGCAATGTATCAAAAACTGTTTGCGGGACCTAGAATAAAAACATGGAAAGTATCCATTGGACATGGTACTATCAATCCCACAGTGTTTCTGAAAGAACTTATCTTTTACATGTTTGCTAGGAGAACCAACAAATGCCATCCAGGGATGCTTTGTCAAGGGAGAGTATCAAGGGATGGCAAATGTACCGTCTGCGATATCTGACTGACGATGATGACTTGCGGAGTGTCAATGCTAGACACACAATACTAACAGTGCTGGACTACAATGAACTGTTTGCCTCACCCGCTGGTATAGAGCCGAGGTTTTACGGGTAGACCTCCTTTCAAAAAACTTGCTTGCGACACGCTTCCTTCACTTTGTTTACCGTCAATTATTTTCGGAAATCTACAGTCTTGTCAAACTGCCAGTCTCACTATCTTCAATACCAATAGGTAGAtcagtgacgaagaatttATTGATAgtttcgccaagtttatAAAATATCATCGTGAACGGTTCTCCTGCCAAAGCTTGTCATTCTCTAGTTTTGAATGCAGACgggatttggaaaaaaaTATGAGTTAGCGAAGGTAGACTCGAGAGCTCTCTGGCGACATTTACAGTAAGTTAGTCTCCTCGAATAACTATGATAAAGGTTTTTGTTTGGACTTTTCTGAAACTCAAAGCAGAGATGATATAGAGTAGCCTATTTGACTGGGACGATTGGATGTCATATCTAGTATGCTGCAATGACCTAGCTCTTGTCGCATATTACAGTGACCATCGCCACAATCTGATATTTCAtggtcacagtcagccaaCTGACGTGACCACGTACTTCGGCGTGTTTCACATTTTGATTTCCAACGTGATTTCTGACGTCTCGTGCCTGCTCCTTACGGATGATCAGTACGGGTTGGCGGAAGACCCATTCTCTCGCATTCAATAAAGAAAGCCCGAAAGCAAACTTTGGTCTTGGCATGAGGTTTCTGTTTGTGTGCGTCCTATCCGGACTTTGTGGGACGACAAACGCCTTTGTGCCGAGCGTGCGATCGGCAGCTTCACTTCACGGTCGCGACTCGCTGCAAACCCAGGCCGAAAAGGTATCCCGCAGATGGTCTAATCTTAACGATGTTGAAGACGACTTATTCGATCCCTTGCGTGATCGTCTGTCGAACATGAACGCTACTATCGTTGCTCCTGAAGCGACGGAAACGGATGTGGTGGACAACACTCTCTTGAATTTGGTCGTTGATTCTGATCGGGAGCCGCACCCCTTGGGCTGGAAACGACGTCTGACGCAAGCCCTGTCCGGTCGGAAAGCCGGTAGGCAACTGGACAAGCTGATTTTGAGTACATCTATCCCTTCTATGATTAATCTGGCCGTAGTGCCACTCGTCAATTCTGTTGATACCTTTTGGGTGGGTCGCATGGGGAGCGCACTGGCCTTGGCCGGACAGGCGGCGGCAAATCAGGCCTTTTTTACCATATTCTTCCTAGTGAACTACTTGCCAACAATTACCGCACCTTTGGTAGCGTCGGCCGTCGGATCCGGCAACCAAGACGAAGCGCGGGCCAGGGTCTGCGAAAGTCTCTTCTTATGCAACGTCTTGGGATTGATGGGCACATTAAGTCTGACGCTCTTTCCGCAGTGGGGTTTGAGCATGGTGCTGCAGGATGGCGCTCCCGCTATGGAGTACGCGGTTCCCTACTTACGCCTTCGAGCTTTGAGTATGATGCCGGCTCTGTGGTCGTCGAGCGGCTTTGCAGCGTATCGCGGACTGCTAAACACGGTGACGCCGCTCAAGGTCAGTCTGGCAACCAATTTGGTGAATCTGGTGCTGGATCCACTCTTTATCTTTCGGACACCACTTGGTTTTGTCGGAGCAGCGCTAGCGACGGCCATTTCAG contains these protein-coding regions:
- a CDS encoding hypothetical protein (Hypothetical protein. Appears to be a member of the Multi Antimicrobial Extrusion (MATE) family which functions as drug/sodium antiporters. These proteins mediate resistance to a wide range of cationic dyes, fluroquinolones, aminoglycosides and other structurally diverse antibodies and drugs. MATE proteins are found in bacteria, archaea and eukaryotes. These proteins are predicted to have 12 alpha-helical transmembrane regions.; with some similarity to the multi antimicrobial extrusion family), with product MRFLFVCVLSGLCGTTNAFVPSVRSAASLHGRDSLQTQAEKVSRRWSNLNDVEDDLFDPLRDRLSNMNATIVAPEATETDVVDNTLLNLVVDSDREPHPLGWKRRLTQALSGRKAGRQLDKLILSTSIPSMINLAVVPLVNSVDTFWVGRMGSALALAGQAAANQAFFTIFFLVNYLPTITAPLVASAVGSGNQDEARARVCESLFLCNVLGLMGTLSLTLFPQWGLSMVLQDGAPAMEYAVPYLRLRALSMMPALWSSSGFAAYRGLLNTVTPLKVSLATNLVNLVLDPLFIFRTPLGFVGAALATAISETCSGIVYLRLLMKRQLASIKLLLRPPSMKALMPLLQGGASMLGRQLALNVGFISAARRAQSMDPSGVSAAAYGIVMQMYSVGIVVHVAMQGTAAALVPSTLAREGKDAARKVADRVMIWGSIVGVLLGLTQYLALPFLVPLFSTLPEVQEAVKVPALLAALLHVINGAVFAGEGTMLGLGSYRDLMLLTAGSVGALVGCLSSPLGARLDGILLSMMVFCGTQGIAVVTHYLKFGPLAVRRQSKRTLMPKL